In a single window of the Harpia harpyja isolate bHarHar1 chromosome 3, bHarHar1 primary haplotype, whole genome shotgun sequence genome:
- the ARF6 gene encoding ADP-ribosylation factor 6 produces MGKVLSKIFGNKEMRILMLGLDAAGKTTILYKLKLGQSVTTIPTVGFNVETVTYKNVKFNVWDVGGQDKIRPLWRHYYTGTQGLIFVVDCADRDRIDEARQELHRIINDREMRDAIILIFANKQDLPDAMKPHEIQEKLGLTRIRDRNWYVQPSCATTGDGLYEGLTWLTSNYKS; encoded by the coding sequence ATGGGCAAGGTGCTGTCCAAGATCTTCGGCAACAAGGAGATGCGGATCCTGATGCTGGGTCTGGACGCGGCTGGTAAAACCACCATCCTGTACAAACTGAAGCTGGGCCAGTCTGTCACCACCATCCCCACCGTGGGCTTCAACGTGGAGACGGTTACTTACAAAAACGTCAAGTTCAACGTGTGGGATGTCGGGGGCCAGGACAAGATCCGTCCCCTCTGGAGGCACTACTACACAGGCACGCAAGGGTTGATCTTTGTGGTGGACTGCGCCGATCGCGACCGCATCGACGAGGCCCGCCAGGAGCTCCACCGCATTATCAACGACAGGGAGATGCGGGACGCCATCATCCTCATCTTCGCCAACAAGCAGGACCTGCCTGATGCCATGAAACCCCATGAAATCCAGGAGAAACTGGGCCTGACCCGAATCAGGGATAGGAATTGGTACGTGCAGCCCTCCTGTGCTACTACAGGGGATGGACTCTATGAAGGGCTGACATGGTTAACATCCAATTATAAATCCTAA
- the VCPKMT gene encoding protein N-lysine methyltransferase METTL21D gives MAGFVRELERRGGPALRLEQRAAGGVGCVVWDAALVLAKFLETGACPLARRDVLELGAGTGAVGIMAATLGANVTVTDLEELQELLMVNIENNKHLVTGSVRAKVLKWGEDVTEFQPPPDYILMADCIYYEESLEPLLKTLKDLTGPDTCILCCYEQRTMGKNPEIERKYFELLQMDFELEEIPLDKHDEEYRSEDIHIVNIHRKQTNFPS, from the exons ATGGCGGGCTTCGTGCGGGAGCTGGAGCGGCGGGGCGGACCGGCTCTGCGGCTGGAgcagcgggcggcgggcggcgtgGGTTGCGTGGTGTGGGACGCCGCGTTGGTGCTCGCCAAATTCCTGGAAACCGGCGCCTGCCCTCTCGCCCGACGCGACGTTCTCGAGCTGGGCGCCGGTACCGGTGCTGTCGGGATCATGGCGGCCACCTTGGG GGCGAACGTGACGGTCACCGACCttgaggagctgcaggagctgttgATGGTTAATATAGAGAACAACAAACATCTGGTGACAGGGTCAGTCCGAGCCAAGGTACTGAAATG gGGCGAAGATGTTACAGAATTTCAGCCTCCCCCCGATTATATACTAATGGCTGATTGCATTTACTATGAAGAG TCATTAGAACCATTACTGAAGACACTGAAGGACCTTACTGGCCCTGATACGTGCATCTTGTGCTGTTACGAGCAGAGGACTATGGGAAAGAACCCTGAAATTGAGAGAAAATACTTTGAG CTGCTTCAGATGGACTTTGAGCTGGAAGAAATTCCCCTGGATAAGCACGATGAAGAGTATCGCAGCGAAGACATTCATATCGTGAATATCCACAGGAAACAAACG AATTTTCCATCGTGA